The genomic interval GTGGAGATGGAAACTCCTTCATTATTTCCTTGGACAAATATGTCTTTCCTACCTGGCGAGGGCCGGTTATGATAACCATTTTTTTCTTGAGATCTTTTACGATCTGATCATATAAATACCTTTTCATGGTGACTTTTTAGTAGTATTTTGCGGAAAAGTCAAGGCTAATACGCAAAACCTTGCGGATTAGTCGCATATTTATAGGGGTCATAATTTATAAATATATTTATTTTATTTTGTTATAATAGGATGTTATCATTTATAGAAATTGTGATAATTCTATTCCGATTACATCAATCTGTAATTGGAACATTCCGACAATTAAAATACATACTTATATCCTTGACCGTACAGAGCTAAAATTATAAATTGATATGCAAAATGCAATATAGCTTAATATCTTTTAAAAAGGCCTATGGATAATAACAAACCTCAAATACTTGCTCCTGCGGGAAATAAAGCTTCTTTTCTTGCTGCAATTGCTGCCGGGGCCGATGCCGTTTACTGTGGGCTTAAAGACTTTTCCGCCCGTATGGAGGCGAAAAATTTTACGATTAGTGAACTTGCTCCTCTTACAAGACTTGCTCATGATAATGGAGTAAAAGTATATGTTGCCATAAATTCTCTTTTAAAACATGAAGATCTTTTACTTGCCGCAAATCTTATAGCGCAGCTATCGAAGCAGGTTAAGCCCGATGGCCTCATAATACAGGATCTTGCACTTATTGATCTTGCAAAACAAACGGGATTTAAAGGCGAGCTTCATCTTTCTACGCTTTCCAATGTAACTTTTCCTGCGGCATTAAAGCTTGTACGCGAAAAGCTTAATATAGACCGGGTTGTTATACCAAGAGAACTTTCTATTGATGAAATTAAATCTCTTGCCGCAGCTTGCCCTGAAAAGCTATCTCTTGAACTCTTTATACATGGAGCACTTTGCTACGGAATTTCAGGCAGATGTTACTGGAGCAGTTATTTCGGTGGTAAAAGCGGGCTTCGCGGAAGATGTGTGCAGCCATGCCGAAGAATTTACAATCAGAAAGGCAAATCAGGCAGGTTCTTTTCCTGTATTGATCTTAGCCTTGATGTTTTAGCAAAGGTTTTACTGCCGGTTTCCAAAATAAGCGTATGGAAAATCGAAGGAAGAAAAAAAGGCCCTCACTATGTTTATTATACTGTAAGCGCTTATAAAATATTAAGAGATGAGGGAAGTGACCCGGTACAGAAAAAAAATGCTCTTGAACTGCTTTCTCTTTCTCTTGGAAGATCCGGCAGCCACTACAATTTTCTCCCGCAGAGGCCGCATAATCCTGTAAGCGCAAACAATCAGACAGGCTCGGGGTTGCTTATAGGTAAAATTAGCGGGCCTGGTCAAAACCCATGGCTTTCGCCCAATGAAGAGCTTTTGCCCGGAGATCTTTTGCGCATTGGTTATGAAGATGAAGCTTCGCACAATATATTGCGCGTGGGCAAATTTGTCCCCAAAAGAGGGCGCTTATACATAAAACCGCCAGCAGGGAAAAAATCTGCAACGGGATCTTTTGTGTTTCTTACAGACAGACGTGAAAAAGCTCTTGAAGATATGATATCCGGGCTTGATAGTAAAATAAAAGAAGTATCTGTGACAAATGAGCCGGAATTATCATTTACCCCAAAATTGCCAAAAATGTTTAAAGAGAAAAAATCAAATTACGAAGTTAATATTTACAGGGATCATGCGAAATTTAATAAAGGTGTGAAAACCGGTTTATGGTTTAATCCTGAATATGTTAAAGAAAATAATATTGATTACTCCTGTTACTGGTGGCTTCCGCCAGTAGTATGGCCTGATGAAGAAAAACAAGTTAAGGAAAATATAGATTTTTTACTTTCAAAGGGCAGCAAGAATTTTGTTTTAAATGTTCCCTGGCAGATTGCTTTTTTTAGCGGCATGAAAAATCTAAATATCTGGGCCGGGCCATTTTGCAATATAGCAAATGTTCTTGCATTAAAAGTAATACACTCTCTTGGATTTTCAGGCGTAATTGCAAGTCCTGAGCTGGGGCGTGATGATTATCTTAATCTGATACAAAACAGTCCGCTTCCATTAGGGATGGTTATTTCAGGAAACTGGCCTTTATCTATATCAAGAACGCTTTCCGACCAGGTTCAAACCGATTTTTCATTTATCAGCCCGAAAGGCGAGCATGCCTGGGTAAAAAAATACGGCTCAAACTTCTGGGTATATCCAAACTGGAGTATAGATCTGAAGGATAAAAAAGAAGAACTTATTAAGGCCGGGTACAGTATGTTTGTTAACCTTGTAGAACCATTGCCTGCTGATATAAGAATGAAAAAAAGAGAAGGCAAATGGAACTGGAAAATCGGATTGACTTAGCGGGGTTTGAATTACTCTTTAGGTTCAAGGTTCACAGTTGAAGGGTTCAAGGTTCACAGTTGAAGGGTTCAAGGTTCACAGTTCAAGGTTCACGGTTCAAGGTTCACAGTTCAAGGTTCACAGTTCAAGGTTCAAGGTTCACGGTTCAAGGTTCACGGTTCAAGGTTCACAGTTCAAGGTTCACGGTTCAAAGTTCACGGTTCACGGTTCACGGTTTACGGTTCACAGTTCACGGTTGATTGTCTTGAGCCCTTCATATTTCCTGAGATAATTAATAAATCAAGATCTTTACAATGTTTAATTTTCATCACTCTCTAACCTTGAACCCCTGAACCCTTCAACTGTGAACCTGAATATTTACCCCATAATCTAAAAGTATTTGCAAACAGGGTTTAAATCTTTCCTACTTCTTCTCAAGATGCTTTTTAAGCTGATCTTCGAGTTTAGCGAAAAGATTTTTTTGCTTTTCGTCCTGCTCTGCCTTAATGGATGCAACCTTTTGGACCAACTCTTTCCGGGAGTCTTGAAATTTTTTCAACTCTTCATCTATACTGCTTGTTTTAATATTTTTAGGGATTTCTTCTAAAGCAAGATGGTCTCTTAAAAAAATTCTTGTACCGAATGCGCCTTCGACAATTTCTATTACTCCGGTCTCATCAAGTTTTCTGCAAATATAATTGCCCTGCTCAAGAGAAAATGAAAGAAACTCGCAGATATTGCCTATAGACGGCGAGGCAGAATTACGATGTTCAAGAATCCTGATCGCAGCAACAACAAGATGAGCATCCGAGTAAAGGTCAGTATTTTTCATAGATAGTAATCTTAAATGGTGTTAATAAAAACTATTGAGCCAGTTTCAAAACGCCCCATTTTGGCCGATCTCTGCGTTGGGCTCAAATTTCAATCCTCGAAATACTCAATGTATTCCTGCGGTTGAAATTTTCGCCCGCCTTGAGCTTAACCAAACTGAAACATTTTGAAATTGGCTCTATTATAAACAATTTATAACCTGTATCTTGACATATAAATGGCGTGAGAGTAACATTTTTAAATATTTTGTCAAGCACCCGCCTTTTTAAAAATATTTTTAAATAAATAATAATGAAATGGCGTTTGAATAAAAACTGTAATATATGTTATCAAAATTTAAATTGGAATTTATAATTTAGGAATTTATATATGAAAGATAAAAGAGGCTTGTATTATTATCCTTTTCCTGAAAATCATAAAGTTAGGATGTATGTTAAAAAGCCAAAGGATGAAATCTGTTTCAGACTCTGGAATAATGATGATGATAAACTATGGGAAGAACACGGCTGGATTCCTTACAGCGCTGTAAAACAGGCGGCTGCGATCTATGATGGTTCCAGGTTTAACCCCAACGCAGCCTATGATATTGAGATTGCCGGAGCACTTATTGCGGAAAATCAGACTGTCAGAAAGTAAATCATATGAAAATAGCCATAGCGCAAATTAACCCTGTAATAGGTGATTTTGAATATAATTGTAACATGATAAAAAGCTTTGCTGATAAAGCTATAAAACATAACTGTGATCTGGTGGTTTTCCCTGAGCTTGCAATTACAGGTTATCCTCCCCGCGATCTTCTTGAAAAAAAGGATTTTATTGACACAAATCTTTCATATCTTTCCCGGCTTGTAGATGAAATTAGGGGGATAGGCGTAATCTGCGGTTTTGTGGATAAAAATACCAGTAATGAAGGAAATCATCTGTATAATTGTGCGGTTCTTTTTGAAAACGGAAAAACACTTCATAAAGTTAATAAA from Pseudomonadota bacterium carries:
- a CDS encoding U32 family peptidase, which codes for MDNNKPQILAPAGNKASFLAAIAAGADAVYCGLKDFSARMEAKNFTISELAPLTRLAHDNGVKVYVAINSLLKHEDLLLAANLIAQLSKQVKPDGLIIQDLALIDLAKQTGFKGELHLSTLSNVTFPAALKLVREKLNIDRVVIPRELSIDEIKSLAAACPEKLSLELFIHGALCYGISGRCYWSSYFGGKSGLRGRCVQPCRRIYNQKGKSGRFFSCIDLSLDVLAKVLLPVSKISVWKIEGRKKGPHYVYYTVSAYKILRDEGSDPVQKKNALELLSLSLGRSGSHYNFLPQRPHNPVSANNQTGSGLLIGKISGPGQNPWLSPNEELLPGDLLRIGYEDEASHNILRVGKFVPKRGRLYIKPPAGKKSATGSFVFLTDRREKALEDMISGLDSKIKEVSVTNEPELSFTPKLPKMFKEKKSNYEVNIYRDHAKFNKGVKTGLWFNPEYVKENNIDYSCYWWLPPVVWPDEEKQVKENIDFLLSKGSKNFVLNVPWQIAFFSGMKNLNIWAGPFCNIANVLALKVIHSLGFSGVIASPELGRDDYLNLIQNSPLPLGMVISGNWPLSISRTLSDQVQTDFSFISPKGEHAWVKKYGSNFWVYPNWSIDLKDKKEELIKAGYSMFVNLVEPLPADIRMKKREGKWNWKIGLT